The segment TACATGGCCCGCAACCCACATGTACAATCTGAGAGGAGGCACCAATGAACACTACAGAAAAAGGGTTTTTTGAGGGTCACAACCTCCAGACAGCCAGACCCTGTGGAGACCATGTCCTGGCATCCCCCTCCTGCTGGTGTCAATGTCACCACGGTGCCACCAGGTCTGCTGTTTGCAGAGACTCACCAGGGGAGAAAAGGCCTTTGGGATAATGTTactccagcagggctggaagtaAGAGGCAAGTGCTTTCCTTGTGTGGAAAAGGCTGTTTTGTCTAAAATCTGCCATGAGAGCAGAGACAGGAGCTTTGTTGCTGATGTTATTTTTGAGAGGCACCAGAAGAGCCGCCACTCCCTGCAAACCACCGAGGTGACACCACAGTGGCTGACACTAGCCTTGTCCCAGGGGGACATGTGTGCACATGGGGATGGTGGCTGAGATGGAGATGGCTCATCATCACTAATTTACTGCAGAGGGTcattctccctcctcttcctcccaaaaGCGCGGGCGAACGGGCACGATGTCACCAGCCCTGGCTTTTGGCACCACTCCCCCCTCATGCCTGTCACTGCCCTCTCTCAGTGCATTAAACAGAGCTGCTGGGTGTTCTCCTTTGCAGGTGCAACCTGGCCCCCGTGCAGGAGTACTCCCAGGACGTGGGCATGAAGACAGACCTGGTGACCATGAACCCCTCGGTGATCCAGCGCGCCTTCGAGGACCTGGTGAACGAGACGTGGCGGGAGAAGCTGCTGCAGCGCCTGCACAGCctcaacggcagcatcctctggatCCCTGCCTTCATGGccaaggggggcaaggagagGGTGGAGTGGGTCAACGAGCTCATCCTGAAGCACCACATCAACGTCAGGACTGCCTACCCCTCGCTGCGCCTGCTGCACGCGGTCCGAGGGTGAGCGCCGCTCTGCTGAGCTCCAGCCTGCATCCCCTGGGCTGGAGAGGGATCCCTGGGCTGGTGGGATCCCCAGGCTTGAGGCATCCACAGATTGTTTTCCTGCAGGAAAACAGCACCAGTTGTTCCCTTCTGCAGACGATGAGGGAGGATGGGGTGGTGGATGGTCCCTAGATAAGTGTGGTATTTGTGAGGTCCTCAGGACGGAGagggaattgagaatctgactttgtgttctcagaaggctggtatggtatggtataatataatataataaatataatataatataatataatataatataatataatataatataatataatataatataatataatataatataatgttaatattaatattttaacgTCTTCATTAAAATTTCTATTTAATATTACttataataatttatatttaatattggTATTTATATCTAGCATTAATATaattagtatatattatataatatataatataatttatattgtATAATATGagatatattataatatataatttatattatatgatatgagatatattatattatattatattatattatattatattatattatattatattatattatattacattacattacattacattatattacattatattacattatattacattatgctatactaaaactataccaaagaatagagaaaagatacttacagaaggcttaacaagaatgaacaATAAAAACTGGTCACTCCTTCCaaagtcccaacacagctggaccgtgataggtcattaagttaaaacaattctcatgttggataaacaacctccagccacattccaaagcagcaaaacaccagagaagcaatcagataattattgttttcatccctctctgaggcttctcagcttcccaggagaagaatcccggttaaagaggatttttcagaaaatgtgacagtggcaGATAAGAACTTGTGAGCAGAGGCTCCCCACTGTGCTCTTTGAGGGCTTTTGGCAATATCCAAACCTCCAGGGCTTTCCTGGGGCATCACCAGAACTCCCAAGGCTGTGGTTAGGGCTTTCCTTGGAGAAATGGGTGTGCACTGAGCTAGCCATGAGATTTGTCACCTTGTGCTTCAGTGACACAGGTCTGACTCAAGTCAGGGAGCTCCTGTGTGAGCCTGGCTGGGAGGGCAGTGACATGGTCTGGTCCTGCTGGTCACATAAACAGGGCCAGGTGCTGGTGACTGGGTTTGCTCTGAGGGAAGGAAAGGCTCTTTCTGTTCTCTGCCTGATCTTCAGGAGACACAGCTGTGGTGGgaatgagaaaagaaagaaaattaaagaaagaGAGCCCCAGGGGTGAGATTTTCATGTAAATGACTTGGGAATGGGGTAGGCTCTTGCTTTTGTGCTTAATTTCTCTAGGAAGATCATGATTCTTTAGGCATTTAGGGAGTTGAGGCAGAAGTGACTTTTGCTGGAGATGACTTATGGCAGCAGTTGTCCTCTGATCCTGACCAGACCCCGTTAATCTCACAGGATGGCAATCTCCTGGTGTAGCTGGTGCTCCCACCATTAAAAAGCCTCAGCAGTAATGTTCCTTGATTTCTTTGAGCTCTTCTCCTGCACATCTCTGAGTCTCAGCTGGTCCCTGCTGGTGTTTCCTGTCCCAGCTcaggctgtgtcagtgctggCGGTGGGTTGGGGACAGGTTTTGGGGTCGTTTCAGCCAGGAGCAAGCCCAAGGAGGGGCTCTAGGGCAGCCTGGGAGAAGTGGAGTGGCTCCATGGTGCCTCACAGGCAGCAATAATCAGCAAGTACCACTTCTGCCCCAAGTGTTAGAGGCTGCCCTGGGCCAGAGAGGGAAGTTCTCTCACAGAAAACACTGGCTTTGAGGtaaagaaagggaaggaaatgatGCCACAACTCACAGAAGGGGaagacaggaaggaaaaaaaaatcccacaacccAAATTCAGAGCTATTTCTAGCCATAATTGACTTACTTTCATCTGTCAAAATAGAATTAAGCTGCTGTAATAAGCCCTCTAAATCAACAGGCTGCTAATCCTGTGCTGGCAACCATTCCCAGTGCCAGAAAGTTCCCATAGGAAGCTTTGCAGAGGAGTTGGCAAGGGTTAGGCATCCCTTTCCcatgggagaggaggatgccTCCACAAGCTGAGCTGCTGGGCTTATCTTCCAGCTCACAGCATCTCGCtggcccctctgtgtccctgtggtccagctgggctggctggcaCGCTCTGGCTGTCCCTGGTTGGAGCCACCACCTgtggctggcaggagctgcctggctgcaggaggggcagggaTTTTGGGAGAAGCCCTGGGGCTCAGTGCTGTGTCATGCACGGAGCAATGCAGACATGGCCTGGAGCAGGGACTTCCTGGAATCCTGGaatctttcctttcttcctggaaTCCTTCCTTCCTGGAATCCTTCCTTGCTGGAATCCTGGAATCCTTCCTGGAATTTTTCCTGGAATCCTTCCTTCCAGGAATCCTGGAATCCTTCCTGGAATGCTGGAAACCTTCCTGGAATCCATCCTTTCTTCTTGGAATCCTTCCTGGAATCCTTCCTTCCAGGAATCCTGGAATCTTCCTGaaatctttccttccttcctggaatcCTCCCTTCCTTCTCTCTTGGAATCCTTCCTAGAattcttcctcccttccttctctCTTGGAATCCTTCCTAgaattcttccttccttccttctctcttgGAATCCTTCCTGGaattcttccttccttccctcttggAATCCTTCCTGGAATCCCTCCTTCCTTCTTGGAgtccttccttcctcttggaaTCCTTTCTGGAATCCTTTCTTCCTGGAATCCTCTCTTCCTTCTTTCAGTGTAACTCCactgggctctcctgcagggaatggggttttgtgcttctcagagcccccaggggctgaggtgcagcCAGTGAGGGGAGCAGGCACCTGAggtgagctgggggtgctgcaggtGGCTGGTGCTGGTGTCAGAGCCCAGGGTCCTGGTTGGAAACGCATCCCTGGGCTGCTCACcgtgctggggcagggccaggaggctccaggcagcacagggcaggcagcACTAATTCGATTATAACCACAGGGGCCAGTGCTGATCCTCGTCAGGGATTGCCCTCCAAGCCACGGGAGCTGCTGCCTGACCTGCCCTGATGCTCTCACACTCATCAGCAGCAAAACAAGGATGCCCACTGATTAGCAATTAGTCTAATGAGAAGTGCAGCCCCCTCGGAAAGGCAGAGCTGATGGGAGCACTGCAGCACTGACCCAGGAGCTCACAGAGGGCtcacccagggctgggggtgaggggctgggctgtTCTCAGTCACTGTTAACCCTTTCCTTGGTGCAAGTTTGGAACTTGTGTGGATTTGAGTGACCGAGGCAGAACTGAATGaactgggcacagctcagggagGTGGGTGATGAGCTTGGTGCTGTGTAGGAAATCTCTTGGGTACCAATTGACCATCTGCTCAGGGTAATTGAGGTGATGTGGTTTGGGGTGAGGGAGTCCTTCCTCAGGACCAGAATCACCAGGAGTTTGCTTATCCATCTTCTGTGTCACTGTCCAGTTCCTAGGATCATATTTTTGCTTATGAAAGGTGTGGTCTCCTCTGTCTCTGCAGCTCTCTCTGTGCTGGTTCATAGCACTGTGGTTTTATTTGACAGATCTGAGATTTGTGAAGCAAATACATTTTGTGGCTTGTGGTGTGCAGCAGAGAATGAAAAACCCACAAAtcccctcagcacatccctctgtgctgcagtgggctgctgctgcagagaggtCCTATCTTCTCCTTTTTTGGATAAAACTACCTTTTACCATCTAACTTGAGTTGATTTTGAACTCACAAACAAATAAgaaatgggggaagttttccagACAAGGcacccctattttttttttttccaaggaatagCACTTTCTACAAAGGCTGACATCTCAGCCAACTTCAATTAGGCCACAAAAGTGTTGCCTTTTCTTTCTCCACTACCAGCAAAACACATTTGTGAGCCCTTGACTTCTCCTTGAACCACGGTAtttattgtcctgctctgctttccCTCAAACCAAAACTCATTTCAAGTGGCAATTGAGCCTTTTTCCTATAATTTTCAGTGCATTTTGGGGCATTTGTAGAGGGTGCATTGCCCAGATAAGTAAAAAGCATTTGGTTTTGTTGTCCTTAACAGCATCATTTGAGACATCACCTTTCAAGCTGTGAGGGTGCTTTAAATGTTTGCTGATAGTGGCAGGCTTTTCTCACACCTTCAGCTCTCACCAGGAGGGGAGAGAGCCTTCAGCATTGCAGTGCAGGAGCTCAGAAAGGAGCCAGGTCACCCCCAGGGGTGGAGAGGGGACAGTTTGGTGGCAGCTCCTGTTTGTTTCAGGGTGTGTGGATGCTTTGCTTTGCAGTGGTTCCATGAAATGTCCCCTGAGCAATTCCTCTGGCAAGGGGAGCAAGCAAACCCCTTACAAGGTGCCTGTTAGTGTCTCCAAAAATCCTTGTAATCCCCATTGCCAAGCAGCTTTCGTTAGAGAAATAACATGGAATGCAGGCAGAGAGGGGAAATAATTGTGTTGGGAGGTTTGTCTGTCACTGCTTGCAGGGAATTCAGGGCCGTGTTTCACTTTGTCTGATCTGCTCTAGCATTTCTCACTGTGTCCATCACAAGGGGCTCTTGGCAGTAACCAATTCCAGCCCCATAAGATTTTGTTAAGGGCTTcttgagggagaaaaaaaaaaaaattaaaaatcaataaaCCTTCCAGCTCCTTGGCTTGGTCTCCCATTAGGTTTAAATCCAAGCAGCTGTGACAGCTGTTGTGTGCTCTTCAGGACAATCATGCACTCAGAATCCTCAGTTTCTCCTGACCTGTTCCTTCCACTGCATCCCTCCACAGCCTCTGCTTTTCTCTAACACATCACTCagctcctgcttttccttttctcttttcctttttttctcccagctctgtttttctcaCCCTCTGTCTCAGGGTTGTTtctgctgtgcccagcagtgTCGGGCCAGCATCAATCACTTGTGGGTTTTCCAAAGCAGCTCCTTCATGCTTCCTCCCCGATGGAGTTTCATGCTTACAGAGGCTCCTCTGAAATACCTGCTCTGGGGTCTTGTGCCTTAAAGCCCTTCCCCTAAACATTAAATAAATGGTTTAAGAATTGTGGTCCTGCACTCAGATAAAGCAAAAGGATGTCCAAAGGGTGCAGGGAGAGAAAACAGCCATTCACGAGTGTGTGGGTGGAGTGGGGTGTGAGGGGGAGCTGTGAACACCCATAAAGCCATGTGTGGGTTAGATCAGTGGAAATCCTGCAGAAAAAGCCCTTGTGTGAGCTGTTATCCTCTCCTCTTCTGCACTTGAGGCACCTTGAACCCGAGCTGTGGTGTGTCTGCACTGGGGGCCCGAGAGAGTCAATTTGTTCCTGTTAATCTGGAAGATTCagtcttttctttttcaaaagaAGTGGAGGGGCATAGAAAGGAAAGGTGAAAGAAAGAAGGTTATTCtcaattattttccctttttgtctgtTTAGAAAAGCTTTAACTCGAGGGTATTGAGTACCATAGTGTTTGAAAAAACATCACAGCTCAAAATCTGGAGGAGAGGAGAGTTTTTTATCTGAGAGttttttatctcatttgcttgtGCCAAGTCACCAAAGGCAGAACCAGGCTACATGGTCTGGATCCAGTCTAGACAAGGGGGCTGGGTTTGGTGTTTGGGCTTTGCCCAGCCTGTGGATAAAGCCCAGCTGACACCAGAGGCAGTTTTTGGGGTCAGTGTTAGCATTGGATGGGACATTGGATGGGGACATGCCCATTCCTGCTTGTCCAGCACAGCTCTCATCACTGCTTGTGGCTGTTCTGGTGGAGGTGACAGAGGAAACTGGACAGGAAAAACCATACTTGGACAGGAAAAGGGCTGGGAAAATGCTGAATGGGGGATATCAGCTGCTCCCTGAGCTCCAGCACTTCATCTCCATccacccagctctgtcccccctgcagcagcctcagtCAGGGCACTCACTCTGGTTATCTGTGCCTGGTTTCCCTGGCTGTTCCTGGAGCagggtgtgtgtggcagcctgataAAACACTGCTGCCACTCAAGGAGCAGCACCTCCACAACAGCCTGTGTTTATATCACCCTTTTATGAATTAGCTTTTTTAAGAGAGTCCCAAATTCCATTATTTCAGCTATTCTGATTTGTATCATGAAATAATGCAGCTGATAACTGCTGAAATTTGATTTCTTCGTTGACCTATGTCTTTTATTCATTTCATCAGGGCGATggattttctgttaattttttccTGTGGGTTAACCCTTACCAGGAGGTTTAGGTTTTTCTCAGGCGTGTCAGGTTGGTGAGCAGGGAGAAGACCCCTGCCCTCTCTAGCATGAATGCTGCGTGCAGGGAGGAGTTCTGCATTCCAGCCCAGATCCAGGCCAGGCTCTTCTGCCCACATTCAGTGATGCTGGGGAGGATGAGCACTCTCAGGGTGGTGTGGCACCTGCTCCAGGTGTGCAGTGGGGAGGTGCCACCTTCCCTGGCTCATGTGGCAGCTGTGACACTGCCTAGGGCAGTGCCAGTGTTGCCTCCTGCACGATTCCCACCGGGCTCTGAGGTCCCAGCACAGCAGTTTCCTTCCCTGAGAAAAGGCCCCTGGCAGAGGTTCTGCCTTAGGAACCTTCTGATCATCTCCATTGAGGATGAGGAGGTGAGGAGCAGCCAGAACCATCTCCCAGCTGGAGGATGAGACTCTCTGAGCTGCTCTTGTTCAGTCTCAGTTCAAGAAGGTGTCAGGGCTTGTGTCTAGGCTGCCTCCTTACAGAAGATGGCCTTGAAGATCTGATGGCATTTTCCATCTGTCACCACCATGATCTGAAACCAGAGCTGTctcaggcagtgtttctctgaCAGAATCATGGTTCCTGTTCTGATCCTCATCCTGCTCAGGCTCCTGCCTATCTCCTGCATCCACCCCTGAGGGTTTAtttacagacacagcaccagctcCTCACTGGGAGAACAGCTCTTAGAACACAGGTATTGGGTTTCAGGACTGCTCTTTGCTCTTCTCTTTTAATTGCTGTCTCTTTCCATAAAATGTTGCAGTTAATAGTTATGGTGATTGGTGTAGCCAGTTTGAAAAATAATTACTGCCTGCTTCGAGATTATCTTTCCTCCTAATTAAAATCTTGGACCTCACATATTAAAGGTGTGCTGTTGACACAGCATCCCATGTGCGCCCAGACAACCTCATTTGGATTTACAGAATTAATTAGGTTTTATTTCCATCCCCAGCTGTTCTCTCCTGCACCAGGGTTGTGGCTGCTGTCTCAGCTGGACAGTGGTGGGAGAGATAAGAGGAAGGTCTTGCATATTTCCCATCACAAACCAGTCATTAAAAAGTATTTCCCAGACCTCAGCAGAGGATTTCCCACCTTCACTGTGCAGGAAACAAATTGCAGGAGCTGTGGCATGGCCTGTTTTGTGGATTGGGCATTATGTGTTATGTTCTGTCATCCCTGTGGGTGGTTTGGGACAGCCTGAAGTCCCTCACCCCCTCTCAAAGCTGCACTGAGAATTTATAATGCTGCATGAGTGAGGTTTTTGAAATGCCCTGCCTGCAACAGAGGGAAACACAGACAAAAGAGCCCGGTTTTAATTTTCATTATTAAAAACTGACCTGTCAGTGTATTATCAAGTGAGTGCTCACTAGCTGCATTTGGTGAGGTGGATACACTGGGCTGTGTTAGGGCTGGTTTAGGGTGTTGGTTTGTGCACACTTGTTGGGATTGGTGAGGATTTTGTGTGTGCTGGGCTGCAGAGGTCAGCATGTGTCTGTAGGGTGCTTCAGTGCCCGACCCAGGTCATTTTCCTCATTGTTAATATGCATGAAACTGCATGGTCACATGCATGGCCTGTGCTTCTGTACAAGCATCATTTCATCCTGCTGCCAGGGTCCTTGGATGTTCATGGAGTGTTTACAGCCTCTCAGCAGAACACAAAAGTCAGTGTTTTGGGAGGGCAAAAGGTCACCAGTATTTTTCTGTGTGGTAAATTGATAGAAATGAGAGTTTTGAGGCTAAAGCAGCTGCAGGACAAACCCAGACAGTTGTCCTTCCCTCAAAGCCAGCTGCTTAATATGACTTGACGGTTCCTCCCAGGTGGCTTCCCTGCTGCATGAGGAGACCCTAATTCACGGTGTTAAATGGTTGTGATAATCTCCCATTTCCCTCTGCACACTGGGGGGCTAATGTGCTTACCCATAAACTCATCAAGGAGGCTGCTTTATGGATACCTGTGGGAGCAGgtggctgtggcactgcagagagctctgctggctcccccagcacagccccgtggctgggcaggcacaggaaatgctgatttttctgcttttccccCAGTTTCTTGCTCTGTTTTTGTGCTGGATGCCAGCATGAGCCACGCAAACATCTCCTTCCCAAAACATCATATTCATCCTTTGCTTGAACACCCCTGGGTGTGCCACCCCAAAAAACTGTCCCTGTGCCCTTCCTGCATATGCTGAGGAGGTCACTCTGCTTCCAGAATTTGATTCACCAGAAAagtcaattttttttctcttatctgGCTGAGAACAAGCAAGCACGTTTTGTGCCTGTGTTGCTAAATTTTAATGGCTTTCTTGAAAAGCTAATTTGCAGGATTAAGGCTCAGCTCTCCCAAGGGTTCCTGCTGTCTGAGCACCAGACCCTCAGGAGCCCAGCAGAAAGTGCAAATGAGGAGCAAGGCACTTCCTGGGGCTCCACTGCCACTGCAGGACCTGCCTCAGGATCCCAAACACCTGGAGAGGGCACAGAAGTGCCACGTGCTCTGTTTGTCCAGGGGGCTGCCAGTCACTCACCTTTAAAAATAATCCAAGGGCTCAGAgaggctggggcacagcaggatgtgctgcctgatccagccctgcctgctctggggcagTTTTGGCATCACACATGCTGGGGGAGGAGGGACTGTGCCTGATGGGGATATTTTCTACCTCCCCAAACTGTTTCCTTTCTCATTTTGCTCCTCTGACAGTGTTTTCCTGAGCAAAGCAGATAAGTTGCTTTTGCAATAAATACGGGGCACTGGAAACATCATCTTACAGGATGTTGATTCTGCAATAATTTTTATCAGCAGCCCAAAATGCCACAGCTGATACCATTTCTGCTGCTGCATTACTCCATCCCTCCATGCTTCCACTGCTCTTTTTGCCATCCCTCATAAAAACTAACGTGTttcccagcagtgagcacagCTGACCTCCATATCTCACATTTTCTGTTGCAGTGTGCCATATTGTGTGTCTgatgggctcgtgctgcccagggTGGTGATGAATCTTGGTCCAGGAtcacagcagcagtggctgggtgTAATGGGAACTCAGCAGTGCATTTTAGCTCTTTCAGCCTGGTGACCCTTTGTTCCAAGGCAGATGTTTTTCTAGCCCTGTCGTGTTTGCTGTCAGAGCAAAATCTCCATTCATCAATGAAAGCCATCAGCATGTGTTTGACTGTGTCTGCTTTGAGGGCTTGTTGGAGTCTACTTGACATGTGGATGCTTTGGTCTGTGGTATTGATCTCCAGGGTTGATTGGAAGATAATTGTAGGCTGAAGTACCCAGGGCCACTGTTGCAAGCAATTTGTTTTTCATAAAGGATTGTCGAGGCACGAGATGCTTCAGTGCCATGGCAACAAGTGAGATGTAACCAGCAGGCAGAGAGCAGGAGCATgcagtccctggagaggcttttccTTGGCATGGAGAGCCCTGCCAGTCAGAATCCTCTCGCTTTGCATCACCAATACATCTCagtgaggggctggagagggagAAGGTGCAGAGTAGGGTGTGCTGTGTGAATAGCACACTCCGTGTCCCTTTGCAGGTACTGGCTGACCAACAAGGTCAGAATCCTCTCACTTGACATCACCAATACACCTCAGTGAGGGGCTGTAGAGGGAGaaggtgcagggcagggtgtgctgTGTGAATAACAGGCTCCAGGGTGTGCTGTGTGACTAACAGGCTCCATGTCCCTTTGCAGGTACTGGCTGACCAACAAGGTGCACATCAAGCGCCCCACCACCGGCCTCCTCATGTACACCCTGGCCACCCGCTTCTGCAACCAGATCTATCTCTATGGCTTCTGGCCCTTCCCCCTGGACCAGAACCAGAACCCAGTCAAGTACCACTACTACGACAGCCTCAAGTACGGCTACACCTCGCAGGCCAGCCCGCACACCATGCCCCTGGAGTTCAAAGCCTTAAAGACGCTGCACCAGCAAGGAGCCTTGAAGCTGACTGTGGGGGAGTGTGATGGGGCCACGTAGGCTGGTCCCCAGGCACGTtcctgcacagccacaggaggagggagggggcagAAAGGACGAGTGATGCCTGGCGGGGTTGGTCATCTTCGTTTGGGCGACACAAATATATCTACGTGGTACCTATTATATATTGACCTGAGTGTTATAACTGTTTGGTGTTCACCAAGGGAGGGGCAGGAGAGATGCAGGGGCGTCTCACAGGACTGGCCTGGGCAAGACCCCCCCTTGCTGTGGGGCTTGCTGGACTCGAGGGGCGTTTGCCTTGCACGGGAGAGGTGTGGAGGTGGCCTTGGTTCCTGCGGGGTGTTGGGGATGGTGACCGTGAGCCGTTTGTCGTGACTGGTGCCAGGTTGGTAGTTAGTTTGTTTGGCCAAGGGCAGCGAGGTGTGTCCTTGGCCCCGTGCTCGTggcggggaggggaaggggaaggggcagggagggggtggGCAGGGAAGGTTTGTTGGTGGCTCTCACAGCCCAGGGTCCTGTGGCACCGAGCGGGAGCCGGGTCCTGCCCTGCAGGGATCAGTGCCCAGATCCATCCAAACACGGGGTGGGCACAGCCTTGGGAGCAGGGGAAgcctctggggctgcaggaggtggcagggagcagagctgagctgatcCCAGTGACACTCACACGTGTGTGAGGGGCTGCAGAGAGGCGCTGGGCAGGGGcatggagaggaggatgctgaatgtggagaggaggatgctgaaTGTGGTGAGGAGGATGCTGAAGGTGTATTTCTCGTCCTTTTCTGAGGAGCAGAgatgctggaatgtcacaggaaGGAGCTTTGCTGCCACAAAGCAGCACCATTAGTATTGAGCAGTCTCACCGTGTCACAAGGACACCCAGCATCTGTCAGGGCTTGTGAAAACCATAAGTATATCCGGCTCTAATTCCTCAAATTCCCAACTGTTCCCTCTAAGCAGCCTGCCTTCTTTCCTCCTCCAAAAACTGCCAAAATATGGATGATAGGCCTAGACCCAGCCAAGCAGAAAGACCACAGGACTTCAAGGGACTTTTTCAAgtctaaataatttattttcagttTCTCCCCGAAGAGCCAGCACACTGTGCTGAATTCCTGGAGTCCCACTCTGTCAGTCCTTTCAAGCCCTAATTATCTCTCACTCCCAACAGTTAAATAGGATGTCAGATGGATCTTGATGGGATGCTTGCCTAGTGATGAACATCATAGAAAtaatcttttcctttttttttttttttttcctgccagacacaACCCAAAATACAAAGAATTTTTTATAACCACATTTGCTTTTCTCTGGTTTTCGGGGGGTTTTGAAGGAAGCAACTAGATTGATCTGATGATTCTGTTTTATTTCCTGCCTCTGTGGCCTA is part of the Melospiza melodia melodia isolate bMelMel2 chromosome 15, bMelMel2.pri, whole genome shotgun sequence genome and harbors:
- the ST8SIA2 gene encoding alpha-2,8-sialyltransferase 8B — encoded protein: MPLPCRGWTLALLTLLVGFLIFADISEIEEESGSSGGRGTIRSAVNSLHSKSNRAEVVINDSSSPAAVDRSNESIKHNIKPASSKWRHNQTLSLKIRKQILKFLDAEKDISVLKGTLKPGDIIHYVFDRDSTMNVSQNLYELLPRTSPLKGKQFPSCAIVGNSGVLLSSGCGPEIDAHSFVIRCNLAPVQEYSQDVGMKTDLVTMNPSVIQRAFEDLVNETWREKLLQRLHSLNGSILWIPAFMAKGGKERVEWVNELILKHHINVRTAYPSLRLLHAVRGYWLTNKVHIKRPTTGLLMYTLATRFCNQIYLYGFWPFPLDQNQNPVKYHYYDSLKYGYTSQASPHTMPLEFKALKTLHQQGALKLTVGECDGAT